A genomic stretch from Falco naumanni isolate bFalNau1 chromosome 4, bFalNau1.pat, whole genome shotgun sequence includes:
- the CLCN7 gene encoding H(+)/Cl(-) exchange transporter 7 isoform X2 yields MIGIFTGLIACFIDIVVENLAGLKYRVVKGNIDKFTEKGGLSFSLLLWATLNASVVMVGSMIVAFIEPVAAGSGIPQIKCYLNGVKIPHVVRLKTLVIKVCGVILSVVGGLAVGKEGPMIHSGAVIAAGISQGRSTSLKRDFKIFEYFRRDTEKRDFVSAGAAAGVSAAFGAPVGGVLFSLEEGASFWNQFLTWRIFFASMISTFTLNSVLSVYHGNAWDLSSPGLINFGRFDNEKMGYTIQEIPIFIFMGVVGGILGALFNALNYWLTMFRIRYIHRPCLQVVEAMLVAAVTATVGFVMIYCSRDCQPIHGSTVAYPLQLFCADGEYNSMATAFFNTPEKSVVNLFHDPPGSYNPMTLGMFTLMYFFLACWTYGLTVSAGVFIPSLLIGAAWGRLFGISLSYLTKGSIWADPGKYALMGAAAQLGGIVRMTLSLTVIMMEATGNVTYGFPIMLVLMTAKIVGDYFVEGLYDMHIQLQSVPFLHWEAPVTSHSLTAREVMSTPVTCLRRIERVGTVVDILSDTSSNHNGFPVVESNPDATQVAGLRGLILRSQLIVLLKHKVFVERANLSLVQRRLKLKDFRDAYPRFPPIQSIHVSQDERECMIDLSEFMNPSPYTVPQEASLPRVFKLFRALGLRHLVVVDNRNEVVGMVTRKDLARYRLGKEGLEELSLAQT; encoded by the exons ATGATCGGCATCTTCACCGGCCTCATCGCCTGCTTCATCGACATTGTGGTAGAGAACCTGGCTGGGCTGAAGTACCGGGTGGTGAAGGGCA ACATTGACAAATTCACAGAGAAAGGGGGCCTGTCTTTCTCCCTGTTACTCTGGGCTACCCTGAACGCCAGCGTGGTGATGGTGGGCTCCATGATTGTTGCTTTCATAGAG cccgTCGCAGCTGGCAGTGGCATTCCCCAGATCAAATGCTATCTCAACGGTGTGAAGATCCCACACGTTGTCCGCCTCAAG ACCCTGGTGATCAAAGTCTGCGGGGTCATCCTCTCGGTGGTCGGCGGCCTGGCTGTTGGGAAG GAAGGACCTATGATTCACTCTGGAGCAGTGATTGCTGCTGGGATCTCCCAGGGAAGATCCACGTCTTTAAAGCGAGACTTCAAG ATCTTTGAGTACTTCCgcagagacacagaaaagagGGATTTTGTCTcggctggagctgctgctggtgtctCGGCTGCATTTGGTGCCCCTGTGG GAGGTGTCCTCTTCAGCTTGGAGGAAGGGGCTTCCTTCTGGAACCAGTTCCTTACGTGGAGAATT TTCTTTGCCTCCATGATCTCCACGTTCACTCTGAACTCTGTCCTGAGCGTTTACCATGGCAATGCTTGGGATCTCTCCAGCCCTGGGCTCATCAACTTCGGCAGGTTCGATAATGAG AAAATGGGATACACCATCCAGGAAATTCCTATCTTCATCTTTATGGGAGTGGTTG GTGGGATCCTTGGGGCCCTGTTCAATGCCCTCAACTACTGGTTAACGATGTTCCGAATCAG GTATATCCACCGGCCCTGCCTCCAGGTAGTCGAGGCCATGCTGGTGGCAGCGGTGACAGCGACTGTGGGGTTTGTCATGATTTACTGCTCGAGAGACTGTCAGCCCATTCACGGGAGCACGGTGGCATATCCTCTGCAG CTTTTCTGCGCTGATGGAGAGTACAACTCCATGGCCACTGCCTTCTTCAACACACCTGAGAAGAGCGTCGTGAACCTCTTCCATGACCCTCCAG GTTCCTACAATCCCATGACACTGGGTATGTTCACGCTGATGTATTTCTTCCTGGCCTGCTGGACCTATGGCCTCACGGTGTCTGCAGGGGTTTTCATCCCCTCCCTGCTGATCGGCGCTGCCTGGGGGAGGCTCTTTGGCATCTCCCTGTCCTACCTGACCAAAGGCTCG ATCTGGGCTGACCCCGGGAAGTATGCCCTGAtgggagctgctgcacagctgg GTGGAATAGTGCGGATGACGCTGAGTCTCACGGTCATCATGATGGAGGCAACAGGCAATGTCACCTATGGCTTCCCCATCATGCTGGTGCTAATGACGGCAAAGATTGTGGGAGACTACTTCGTGGAG GGGCTCTATGACATGCACATCCAGCTGCAGAGCGTGCCCTTCCTGCACTGGGAGGCCCCGGTGACATCCCACTCCCTCACGGCCAG GGAGGTCATGAGCACTCCTGTCACCTGCCTGCGGAGGATTGAGCGAGTGGGCACGGTTGTGGACATCCTCAGTGACACCTCCTCCAACCACAATGGCTTCCCAGTGGTGGAGAGCAACCCTGATGCCACCCAG GTGGCAGGACTGCGGGGTTTGATCCTACGTTCCCAGCTCATCGTCCTGCTGAAGCACAAG GTTTTTGTAGAAAGAGCCAACCTTAGCCTGGTGCAGCGACGGCTGAAACTGAAGGATTTTCGGGATGCCTACCCACGCTTCCCCCCCATCCAGTCCATCCACGTCTCCCAGGATGAGCGCGAGTGCATGATTGACCTCAGCGAGTTCATGAACCCCTCGCCCTACACCGTGCCTCAG GAGGCGTCTCTGCCACGAGTGTTCAAGCTCTTCCGAGCCCTGGGACTGCGGCACTTGGTGGTCGTGGACAATCGCAATGAG GTGGTGGGCATGGTCACGCGCAAGGACCTCGCTAGGTACCGGCTGGGAAAGGAAGGCCTGGAGGAGCTCTCACTGGCACAGACGTGA
- the PERCC1 gene encoding protein PERCC1, translated as MHGWAAAPRVSPGPGVPLRADMAAGVIQPLAELRLPSPFPHGLLLPARPEPDFPDLSEEEEEEEEEEEEEVAEESMRPELAIPSAAETTLRLLKFSELISCDIQRYFGRRGRDEATSSRSMPEDCGSPRNVEAQQEATAPRGSPGAMHRLGPLAELFEYGMHRCLPARAAGGKTQRLEKKYGHITPMHRRKLPPSFWREPGPSPTSLLHAGTPDFSDLLANWTVEPGPELPDARQELPPVPGQPGLEAEPFAGL; from the exons ATGCATGGCTGGGCGGCAGCGCCAAG GGTGAGTCCAGGCCCCGGGGTGCCCCTGCGTGCTGACATGGCGGCAGGTGTCATCCAGCCCCTGGCTGAGCTGCGGCTGCCCTCACCCTTCCCGCACGGCCTGCTGCTGCCCGCACGCCCTGAGCCTGACTTCCCCGACCTCtccgaggaggaggaggaagaggaagaggaggaggaagaagaggtggCGGAGGAGAGCATGAGGCCAGAGCTGGCCATCCCCAGCGCTGCTGAGACTACTCTGCGGCTCCTCAAATTTTCAGAGCTCATTAGCTGTGACATCCAGCGGTACTtcgggcggcggggccgggacgAGGCCACCAGCAGCCGCAGCATGCCCGAGGACTGTGGCTCGCCCCGGAATGTCGAGGCCCAGCAGGAGGCCACGGCACcgcggggcagccctggggccatGCACAGGCTGGGGCCACTGGCTGAGCTCTTTGAGTATGGCATGCACAGGTGCCTGCCCGCCCGGGCAGCCGGCGGCAAGACTCAGCGGCTGGAGAAGAAATATGGCCACATCACCCCCATGCACCGGAGGAAGCTGCCGCCCTCCTTCTGGAGGGAGCCaggccccagccccaccagcctccTCCATGCCGGCACCCCCGACTTCAGCGACCTCCTGGCCAACTGGACAGTGGAGCCAGGGCCAGAGCTGCCAGATGCCAGACAGGAGCTGCCGCCCGTGCCGGGCCAGCCAGGGCTAGAGGCTGAGCCCTTCGCTGGGCTGTGA
- the CLCN7 gene encoding H(+)/Cl(-) exchange transporter 7 isoform X1 codes for MANVAKKVSWSGRDRDDDDEDGRADETTPLLNGTGPGLAAGGRQLTSSSFLRIGQLSNVDLNEDVHELETELPRQHPNEIPHNEKLLSLKYESLDYDNSENQLFLEEERRINHTAFRTVEIKRWVICAMIGIFTGLIACFIDIVVENLAGLKYRVVKGNIDKFTEKGGLSFSLLLWATLNASVVMVGSMIVAFIEPVAAGSGIPQIKCYLNGVKIPHVVRLKTLVIKVCGVILSVVGGLAVGKEGPMIHSGAVIAAGISQGRSTSLKRDFKIFEYFRRDTEKRDFVSAGAAAGVSAAFGAPVGGVLFSLEEGASFWNQFLTWRIFFASMISTFTLNSVLSVYHGNAWDLSSPGLINFGRFDNEKMGYTIQEIPIFIFMGVVGGILGALFNALNYWLTMFRIRYIHRPCLQVVEAMLVAAVTATVGFVMIYCSRDCQPIHGSTVAYPLQLFCADGEYNSMATAFFNTPEKSVVNLFHDPPGSYNPMTLGMFTLMYFFLACWTYGLTVSAGVFIPSLLIGAAWGRLFGISLSYLTKGSIWADPGKYALMGAAAQLGGIVRMTLSLTVIMMEATGNVTYGFPIMLVLMTAKIVGDYFVEGLYDMHIQLQSVPFLHWEAPVTSHSLTAREVMSTPVTCLRRIERVGTVVDILSDTSSNHNGFPVVESNPDATQVAGLRGLILRSQLIVLLKHKVFVERANLSLVQRRLKLKDFRDAYPRFPPIQSIHVSQDERECMIDLSEFMNPSPYTVPQEASLPRVFKLFRALGLRHLVVVDNRNEVVGMVTRKDLARYRLGKEGLEELSLAQT; via the exons ctcacttcttcctccttcctgcgCATCGGGCAGCTGAGCAATGTGGACCTCAATGAGGATGTCCATGAGCTG GAGACAGAGCTTCCTCGGCAGCATCCCAATGAGATCCCCCACAATGAGAAGCTCCTGTCACTCAAGTATGAG AGCTTGGACTATGACAACAGTGAAAACCAGCTGTtcctggaggaggagaggaggataAACCACACA GCTTTCCGGACGGTGGAGATCAAGCGCTGGGTTATCTGTGCCATGATCGGCATCTTCACCGGCCTCATCGCCTGCTTCATCGACATTGTGGTAGAGAACCTGGCTGGGCTGAAGTACCGGGTGGTGAAGGGCA ACATTGACAAATTCACAGAGAAAGGGGGCCTGTCTTTCTCCCTGTTACTCTGGGCTACCCTGAACGCCAGCGTGGTGATGGTGGGCTCCATGATTGTTGCTTTCATAGAG cccgTCGCAGCTGGCAGTGGCATTCCCCAGATCAAATGCTATCTCAACGGTGTGAAGATCCCACACGTTGTCCGCCTCAAG ACCCTGGTGATCAAAGTCTGCGGGGTCATCCTCTCGGTGGTCGGCGGCCTGGCTGTTGGGAAG GAAGGACCTATGATTCACTCTGGAGCAGTGATTGCTGCTGGGATCTCCCAGGGAAGATCCACGTCTTTAAAGCGAGACTTCAAG ATCTTTGAGTACTTCCgcagagacacagaaaagagGGATTTTGTCTcggctggagctgctgctggtgtctCGGCTGCATTTGGTGCCCCTGTGG GAGGTGTCCTCTTCAGCTTGGAGGAAGGGGCTTCCTTCTGGAACCAGTTCCTTACGTGGAGAATT TTCTTTGCCTCCATGATCTCCACGTTCACTCTGAACTCTGTCCTGAGCGTTTACCATGGCAATGCTTGGGATCTCTCCAGCCCTGGGCTCATCAACTTCGGCAGGTTCGATAATGAG AAAATGGGATACACCATCCAGGAAATTCCTATCTTCATCTTTATGGGAGTGGTTG GTGGGATCCTTGGGGCCCTGTTCAATGCCCTCAACTACTGGTTAACGATGTTCCGAATCAG GTATATCCACCGGCCCTGCCTCCAGGTAGTCGAGGCCATGCTGGTGGCAGCGGTGACAGCGACTGTGGGGTTTGTCATGATTTACTGCTCGAGAGACTGTCAGCCCATTCACGGGAGCACGGTGGCATATCCTCTGCAG CTTTTCTGCGCTGATGGAGAGTACAACTCCATGGCCACTGCCTTCTTCAACACACCTGAGAAGAGCGTCGTGAACCTCTTCCATGACCCTCCAG GTTCCTACAATCCCATGACACTGGGTATGTTCACGCTGATGTATTTCTTCCTGGCCTGCTGGACCTATGGCCTCACGGTGTCTGCAGGGGTTTTCATCCCCTCCCTGCTGATCGGCGCTGCCTGGGGGAGGCTCTTTGGCATCTCCCTGTCCTACCTGACCAAAGGCTCG ATCTGGGCTGACCCCGGGAAGTATGCCCTGAtgggagctgctgcacagctgg GTGGAATAGTGCGGATGACGCTGAGTCTCACGGTCATCATGATGGAGGCAACAGGCAATGTCACCTATGGCTTCCCCATCATGCTGGTGCTAATGACGGCAAAGATTGTGGGAGACTACTTCGTGGAG GGGCTCTATGACATGCACATCCAGCTGCAGAGCGTGCCCTTCCTGCACTGGGAGGCCCCGGTGACATCCCACTCCCTCACGGCCAG GGAGGTCATGAGCACTCCTGTCACCTGCCTGCGGAGGATTGAGCGAGTGGGCACGGTTGTGGACATCCTCAGTGACACCTCCTCCAACCACAATGGCTTCCCAGTGGTGGAGAGCAACCCTGATGCCACCCAG GTGGCAGGACTGCGGGGTTTGATCCTACGTTCCCAGCTCATCGTCCTGCTGAAGCACAAG GTTTTTGTAGAAAGAGCCAACCTTAGCCTGGTGCAGCGACGGCTGAAACTGAAGGATTTTCGGGATGCCTACCCACGCTTCCCCCCCATCCAGTCCATCCACGTCTCCCAGGATGAGCGCGAGTGCATGATTGACCTCAGCGAGTTCATGAACCCCTCGCCCTACACCGTGCCTCAG GAGGCGTCTCTGCCACGAGTGTTCAAGCTCTTCCGAGCCCTGGGACTGCGGCACTTGGTGGTCGTGGACAATCGCAATGAG GTGGTGGGCATGGTCACGCGCAAGGACCTCGCTAGGTACCGGCTGGGAAAGGAAGGCCTGGAGGAGCTCTCACTGGCACAGACGTGA